The Gammaproteobacteria bacterium genome contains the following window.
CCGCATCTTGGACCTCAACCGTCAACGAATTGGTAGAGGCCGGCAGATTTACCGCACCGGTTAGTGGCAACGTATCGGTCAATTCCCCACGGCTCCCAGTAGCCAGTACTTGGTGGCCGACTAATGAAGTTCCCTGGACCAGTTGAGAGGACTGCAAGCTCGAAGAAACGCCCTTCATGGTCGTATTAAGGTCGGTGACACCCGCCAAGGCGCTGAATTGAGCGAGTTGTGAGACGAATTGGGTGGAATCCATCGGCTTGCTGGGGTCCTGATTCTTGAGCTGGGTCGTCAGAAGTTTTAAGAAATCAGTTTGCCCCAAAGTTTTACTGCTGCTAAGGGCACTGAAGGCACTACTTCCCGTCGATGCAGCAGCGGAGCCACCCTTAATGGTCGTCAAGGGATTGGAGGCGGCGGCGCTGTTGGTATTCATGGTGCTCATGGTCGTTCTCTTTGCGACGTAATCTCAAGGGGAATCTCAGCGACCTAATTCCAGGGTCCGGGACATTAATTGCTTGGAGGTGTTGAGCACCTCCACGTTGTCCTGATAGGAACGGGAGGCGGAGATCATATTGGCCAGCTCTTCTACCGGGTTTACATTCGGTAGGTATATATAACCCTCAGGATTGGCCAAGGGATGATCAGGGTGGTACTCCATGCGAATTGGCGCCGGACTTTCGACGATGCCACGCACCCTAACCTCGGCCCCAACGGAATCCTTGGCTTTGTCTAGTAACGCAGAGAACACCGGATGGCGCGCACGATAAGTCTGATTGACACTGCTGCTCACGCTCTCGGCGTTGGCCATGTTGCTGGCGGTGGTGTTTAGCCGCACGCTTTGGGCGCTCATCCCCGAACCAGCGACATCAAAAATGCGATAGAGAGACATGGCTTATTCCCCTTTAATGGCAGTGAGCATGGTGCGTACCCGCCCATCAAGGAAGGTAATACTCGCCTGATAGCCAAGAGCGTTACTGGCAAATTCGGCGCGTTCCAGATCAGGATCTACGGTGTTTTCATCTACCGAAGGCTGATTGGGCATTCGGTATTTGAGTGGAAACGCTGTGTCGCCGAGTGTCCCTTCCAGGTGGGTTGGATGAGTGCGATTCATCGCAACCTGCGGGTTTTCGTTTTGATCCTGGATACCAGACAAGATGGACTTGAAATCAATGTCACGGGCTTTGTAGTAGGGGGTGTCGGCGTTGCTCAGGTTCCCCGCCAGGATCTCGGCGCGGCGGGCGCGTAGAGACAGGGCTTCAGGGTGGATCCCGAGGGCCTGACTGAAGTTGATTGGCATGGGGGTAACCTCCGACGTTGCTCTGCGAGAAGTAACAGCAAGTCTCGGGCCAAGATGTTTTTGATACGTGTAATCAGTTGGTTACTGAAATTCTGGGGGGCGTCTGCGGCGCGACGACAGGATTCTGACACTGTACTGGGAGGCGATGCGACGGAAAAAAGGCAATCTATTGCTGTTTTGGGCGACTGTCTTTACATCATTCCCACGCTTTGCGTGGGAATGATGTAAAGACAGTCGCCCGTGAGGCGGGTGAAAGTGTCGCGCAGCTATGAGTCGCGGGTTAAGTGGGTAGCCTAATTTCCCCAGCCCCCTTTGGTTCGTTCTTTTTCTGCGGCCAATTCTTCATCCAGTACTTTGATCCGCGCCTCGATGCGTGACCCTGTATAAAAGTCCAGATTTGGCAAGGCCAGGGCTTTACGTAATTCGTAGGCAGCGGTGCGAGTTTCTCCCGTTAGGTATAGATATTCCGCCACAGCTTCGCGGGAGGCGGGCGTGTTTCCGACTTCTCCCTCCGCTTGGGCGAGGAGTTTGTACCAGGCTGGATTGGGTGAGCGGTCACGCATAAACCCTTGGAGCAGATCCCGGGCCTCTTTGGGACGCTTTGCTTGGAGCAGGGTCCGCGTCTCGTTTACGGTCACACTTAAATTGTTGGGATAGAGACGCTGGGCCTGTCCGTACACCGTTAGGGCGGCGGCGGTGTTGCCTGTGGCTAGCTCAATGTCGGCTTGGGTGATCAGATAGGGAATGCGTTCTGGGTCGGCGGTGAGGAGTCGTGCGACCTCAACGCGCGCCGCTTGTGGATCGTGGTTGGCAAGGAGGGCTAAAGCGTAGGCATAATGGGTTGCCGCAGCATTGCGATAACTACCATTGTCGAGAGAATGTTTTAGCTCCTGCACTCCCTGTGCGGGAGACGGTAATGCACGAATCTTGAGACGAGCCCGTACTAGATGGTAGGCAAGCGAATCTGCCCGTTGACGGTATGAAAATTGT
Protein-coding sequences here:
- the flgB gene encoding flagellar basal-body rod protein FlgB, with the translated sequence MPINFSQALGIHPEALSLRARRAEILAGNLSNADTPYYKARDIDFKSILSGIQDQNENPQVAMNRTHPTHLEGTLGDTAFPLKYRMPNQPSVDENTVDPDLERAEFASNALGYQASITFLDGRVRTMLTAIKGE
- a CDS encoding flagellar basal-body rod modification protein FlgD, whose translation is MSTMNTNSAAASNPLTTIKGGSAAASTGSSAFSALSSSKTLGQTDFLKLLTTQLKNQDPSKPMDSTQFVSQLAQFSALAGVTDLNTTMKGVSSSLQSSQLVQGTSLVGHQVLATGSRGELTDTLPLTGAVNLPASTNSLTVEVQDAAGHTVQTLSLGNNSAGTIPFSWDGTLANGQHAPSGTYQVKASYLQDGKQVTADTLVAARVNSVALGSSGLVLELEDLGEVGLDQVSMLM
- the flgC gene encoding flagellar basal-body rod protein FlgC; the protein is MSLYRIFDVAGSGMSAQSVRLNTTASNMANAESVSSSVNQTYRARHPVFSALLDKAKDSVGAEVRVRGIVESPAPIRMEYHPDHPLANPEGYIYLPNVNPVEELANMISASRSYQDNVEVLNTSKQLMSRTLELGR